The Hydrogenoanaerobacterium saccharovorans genome contains the following window.
AAAGTGTACAGAGAATAATTATTTAGAGGAGTAGAAAATGGAAATCCAAAAGACCAAACTGAAAGATTTAGATACCGTAATGGAGATTTACAACGAAGCACGCCAGTTTATGAAAGACAATGGAAATCCATTTCAATGGGGAGATAACCATCCTTCACGCGAGTTGATTAATTGTGATATTGAAAAGGGCATAAGTTATGTATGCATAGATTCTGGGGAGATTGTTGGGGTATTCTGTTTGCTAACTGTTGCAGAACCCACCTACGAGAAAATTTATAACGGCTCATGGCTTAATGATAAGCCGTATGTAACGATTCATCGGTTGGCGGCAATCGGCGGCCGCGGCATTGCTACCTTTTGCATTAATTGGTGTATACGCAATTTTGGCAATGTTCGTGCGGATACCCATAAAGATAATATTCCGATGCAAAAAGTTTTTTCCAAAACAGGATTTAAGCAATGCGGAACGATTTACTTAGCTGACGGTACGGAGCGCATTGCATATCAAAATAATATGGCTAATAAAGAAGCGTAGTGCCAGTACGATAAGAGCATTAAGAATTTAACATCACCCAATTGGTGTATTGTTTATACAAGTCACGTGGAGTATGCCGTGGGACTAAAAAGATCAAATAAAGGGTAAGCAACTTCTATACAGTTTTAACAAGCAAGGTAAATATATTAGATGAAGTTTTTATATGTTTATGGCGGCGGTTTGAAAATACAAAATAGATTTTAGAAAGTTAAGGTGATTGCTTTGCCACATAACGAAGATACACGTGTAAAAATTCCAGCTCTTGTGCATTTTACACGCCTTGGATATCAATATATTTCTCTTAAAAAGGGAGAACATATTATTGATGAGGATACCAATATCTTCGTCGATGTGCTTTGCAGTGCGATTAATCGTATCAACAACACAGAACTAACTGTGGCAGATACCACAAAAATTGTTAATGAGCTAAAAATACAACTTGCCGGAGACGATTTGGGCAAGGCTTTCTATAATATACTATTAAAGGGACACAATGGGCTGAAGTTGATTGATTTTGATACAGCAAACGGTGTGGAGAATACGTACCAAATAGTAACTGAATTTACTTGTAAAAATGGAAGTGATGAATTTCGTCCTGATATCACCGTGTTGATAAACGGCTTAACTCTTGGATTTATTGAAGTTAAGAAGCCAAATAACAAAGATGGCATACAGGCTGAATATCATCGTATGCGCATACGTGTTAAAAATAAGAAATTCAGACGGTTCATAAACATGATGCAACTAATGGTCTTCTCAAACAACAGTGAATATGACGACACTGAAGTAATTCCGCTTGAGGGTGCATTCTATGCTACAACATCTTATGAAAAGCTATTCTTCAGTCACTTTCGTGAAGAAGACGAGTCGATATTTGAAAGAATAAAGACTATAGATACAGAAAAAGAAATTGAGATTTTAAAAGATAACAATTATGTATCTATTAAAACTACAGCTGAATACAAAACTAATTTAAGTCCTAC
Protein-coding sequences here:
- a CDS encoding GNAT family N-acetyltransferase, producing MEIQKTKLKDLDTVMEIYNEARQFMKDNGNPFQWGDNHPSRELINCDIEKGISYVCIDSGEIVGVFCLLTVAEPTYEKIYNGSWLNDKPYVTIHRLAAIGGRGIATFCINWCIRNFGNVRADTHKDNIPMQKVFSKTGFKQCGTIYLADGTERIAYQNNMANKEA